The following DNA comes from Candidatus Woesearchaeota archaeon.
AGAATCGGGAATTCTTCCAGATGCCTTGACTTTTCCGTCAATTACAATCGCAGGAGTTGCCATTACGCCATACTCGATAATCTTATTTATCTCTGTGACTTTAGTTATTTCAGCTTTCACGCCTGCTTCTTCAACTGCGTTCTTTGCATTCGCTTCAAGTTGCTTGCACTTCCAGCATCCTGGTCCTAATATTTCGATTTTCATAATATCACCTCTAAATTATTTA
Coding sequences within:
- a CDS encoding thioredoxin family protein, with product MKIEILGPGCWKCKQLEANAKNAVEEAGVKAEITKVTEINKIIEYGVMATPAIVIDGKVKASGRIPDS